TCTATGCCGATCAGGTGGCGGGCATAGAGAGTATTGGTGATCGGGCGGCGGTAACCATGGAGAAGGTTATTGCCTTGAACCCGGATCTGATCATTACCTACTCCGATCAGGCCAGCGAAATTGAGAGTTATCAAAAAATCGCACCGACCGTGGTCATTCCATATGGTACATTCACCAATGTACATGATGAAATCCGAGGATTCGGGGAGCTGATGAACAAATCCGAAGAAGCCGAAGCATGGCTGAAAACGTACGATGAACGGATTGAAGCCGCTCGTGCCAAGGTGAAAACAGTCATCAAACCAGAGGAAACCTTCTCCATCCTTGAAGTATCCGACAAGAGTTATTATGGATATGGAGACAATTTTGGTCGAGGAGGACAAGCGGTATACAGTGCTTTGCAACTTGCCCCACTCGAAATCACCAAAAAAGAACTGATGGGTGATACCCAATGGAAAGAAATTTCGCGTGAAGTTGTTGGTGATTATGCAGGGGATCATATCTTCTTAACCGTTGGAGAGAACACTAAAAATTACCAAGGTGACTCCATCTGGCAATCCCTGCCGGCTGTGAAAAACAATCAGGTGTACGAATTGTTGGAAGACCGTTACTGGTACTTCGACCCGATTGCGATTCAAGGTCAGGCTGAGGAATTCGCCGATATGATCGTAGAACGTGCCGAGCAAAACCGTAAATAACATAAACATAAATACAGGTGTCCGGACAGGCTAATTATCCTGCTCGGGCATTTGTGTCATATCGAGGAGGACTTACATATGCTTCGCCGTTTTATGTCTTATTATCGTCCTTACAAAAGACTCTTTATCTTGGACTTCTCCTGTGCCATCGCTGCCGCTCTGC
This Paenibacillus xylanexedens DNA region includes the following protein-coding sequences:
- a CDS encoding ABC transporter substrate-binding protein, which encodes MFAVKKRFSGLLLMLAILMILAACSSGTGSTATEQTSAAGTETTTASSETNTDTASGSDNSNATRIYKSLSGDVEIPAEPKRIVTDMYVSDLLALGVKPVGAVQYYLENPFYADQVAGIESIGDRAAVTMEKVIALNPDLIITYSDQASEIESYQKIAPTVVIPYGTFTNVHDEIRGFGELMNKSEEAEAWLKTYDERIEAARAKVKTVIKPEETFSILEVSDKSYYGYGDNFGRGGQAVYSALQLAPLEITKKELMGDTQWKEISREVVGDYAGDHIFLTVGENTKNYQGDSIWQSLPAVKNNQVYELLEDRYWYFDPIAIQGQAEEFADMIVERAEQNRK